In Streptomyces sp. Li-HN-5-11, the sequence GGCGGTAGCTGGAGGGGTCGGCCATGTCTCACACCCTACTGGCGGTGAGTGACAGCGCGGCGAGGCTGTGGACAACGCGCACCGCCGCCACATGCCCCTCCACCATCGCGTCCGACTGCAGAGCGTGACGAGCCCTCTCCGGTTCGTGCGGTGCCCCGCCCGGGTCCTCCCGCCGGTCGGTGTGTGGTGCGGACTCGGCCAGGAGTACGCGCTGTCGGGTCCCAGGTGTTGTCGGGACTTGGTCAACACGCTTCAATGCGGGGGAACTCGGGGCCGTGCACGACGGCGTACGGATGCGAAAGAGTTCCCGTCCCCGCGCCGGGGTGGCCCCGACGACCCGCGTGAACGGTCTGACCAGCCGTTGTGCACCTTCACAGAAAGGCCCGCGCATGCCGCACGCCCCTCAACAGGTGGACGTCGCCACCGCGGAACTGGACACGGCCCTGCGGGGCGGCCCCTTCCACGTGGCGCTGCGCGCCGCGATCGCCGCCCGCGGACTGCCGTTGCAGCGCGTGCAGCACCATCTGTCGCGCTACGGGGTCAGGGTCGGGGTCACCAGCCTGAGCTACTGGCAGCAGGGCGCCCGGCGTCCGCAGCGCCCCGAGTCGCTGCGCGCCGTACGGGCCCTTGAGGAGATCCTGCGCCTGCCGGACGAGTCGCTGATCCGCCTGCTGGCCGAGACCGGGGAGCACTCCGCGGGCCGGCGGCCGTCCGCGCGCTCCTACCGCTCCCTCGTCGAGGCGTCGGACGTCCTGGAGCAGTTGCTGGCCGAGTTGGGGTCGTCGCTCGACGGCGGCCTCCACACCCTGGGACACCACGAGCGCGTACGGATCGGGCCGCGCCGCGAACTCGCCGAACGCGAGTCGCAGCACATCGTGCGCGCACACCGGGACGGCGTGGACCGGTTCATGGCCGTCCACCACGGCGACCCGGACAGCGTGCCGGAGCGGATGACCGTGCACCCCCTGGAGAACTGCCGGACGGGCCGCGTGCGTCGGCACCACGACACAGGGGTGCTCGTGGCCGAGCTGCTCTTTGACACCCGGCTGCGGGCCGGCGACACGTTCCTCTTCCGCTACGCCGTCGAGGACGGCACGGCCGGCGTGTCGCGCGAGTACGTCCGCGGATTCGGCGTGGCGGGCGGTCAGTACGCCCTCCAGGTGCGGTTCGACGCCGCCACCCTCCCGGTGCGCTGCCACCGGTTCGCCCAGCACTCGGCGGCGGCTCCGCGCAGCGGCCGCCAGGAGCTGCCGGTGAGTGAACGGCATCGTTCGGTCCACCTGGTCGAGCCGCGGGTCCGGTCGGGGCTCCTGGGAATCGGCTGGGACTGGGAGTGAGGCACCGCGGGTGAACGGGCCGGAATGACCACCGTGGTCAGGCGCCGGGTCCCGCGACGACCTTGCCGCCCTCCGCGCGGACCGGAAGCTCGTGCAGCGCTTCGGTGGCCGGGGAACGCACCACCTTGCCGGTGACGGCGTCGAACTCGCTGCCGTGGCAGGGGCAGACCAGTGTCGTGCCCTGCAGCTTGTTGATCGGGCACCCCGCGTGCGTGCAGATGGTGCTGAACGCCTTCAGCTCTCCGTTCGCGCCCCGGCTGACGACGACGTTCTGATCCCGGTACAGCTTGGCGCCGCCCTTGGGGATCTCGCTCTCCGCGCCGAGGGCGACCGGTGCGGTCGGGGTGGCCGGGGCCGCGGCACCGCCGCCGCCAGGCCCGCAGGCGGCGAGCCCGAGCCCTGCGACGGGCGTGAGGGCCGCTCCTCGAAGAACGGTACGACGGCTCGCGGTGGGACGGCCGGGCATAAGGATCTCCACACGTCACAGGGCTGGGCACACCGACGATACCCACCGGGCCCGCACCGGGTGGAGGCGGGCCGCCCTGGACGTAAGCGCTTGCGCAAGCGTTTACGTCAGGCGCCGAATGAGATACGTTCCGGCCACGAGGCGCCCACGGCCGAGTCGGCCGGGGCCGCTCGGACTGCTGGAGCAGGGCCCGCACCGCGGTCGGGAGGAGAACGGGATGCCGACCATGGCCGATGTCGCGCGGAGCGCGGGAGTGTCCGTGGCGACCGTCTCGCACGTACTGAACGGCACCCGTCCCGTGCTGCCCCACACGCGACAGGCGGTGCTCGACGCCGTCGAGGAGCTCGGCTACACGCCCAACAGCCTCGCGCGCTCCCTGGTCACCGCCCGCACCCGGTCCATCGGGCTCGCCGTGTCCGCCACGAGCAACCCGTACTTCACGGAAATCCTCCAGGGCGTAGAAGAGGCCGCCCTGGACCAGGGCTACAGCCTGCTCATCGCCGACCCGCACGACGACCCGATGCACGAACGCAAGGTCGTCCAGCTCCTGCACGAGCGCCGCGTGGACGGCATGATCATCGCCCCCTCCGCCCACCCGCACGAACTCGTCGCCTACCTCACGCGTCATGCCGTACCGGCCGTGTTCCTCGACCGGCTCATCGGCACCGGGGCGGACACCACGGCGAACACCTCGGCGGAGGGCGCGCGGGGCTTCGACCAGGTGTGCACCGAAGGCGCCGAACCGACGGCCCTCCTGGTCACCCATCTCGCAGCGCTCGGCCACCGCCCGATCGGACTGGTCGCGGGCCTTCCCGGCCTCAGTACCACCCTCGAACGAATCGCCGGATACCGCCACGGCCTGGCCATCGCCGGGCATCCGCATGACGAACGGCTCGTGGCGCACGGCGACTCCTCCTCGGCCGGAGCCGAACGCGCCACGGCGGCCCTGCTGTCCCTCGCCACCCCGCCCACGGCACTGGTCACCGGCAACAACGCGATGACCATCGGCGCCCTGCGCGCCCTGCGCCGGCGCGGTCTGTCCGTGCCGGGCGACATGGCGCTGTGCTGCTTCGACGACTTCGCCTGGGCCGACCTGTTCTCGCCCCGGCTGACCGCGATCGCCCAGCCCAGCAAGGAGCTCGGCGCTCAGGCCGTCCGCGTGCTGCTGGAACGCCTCGCCGCCCCGGACCGGGCCGCCCGGACCGTGCGCCTGCCCTGCACCTTCGTCCACCGCACGTCCTGCGGTTGCCCCGAGCAGCCCGAGAAAGGAACAACCTCGTGATCGTCGTGGCCGGTGAAGCCCTGATCGACCTGGTGCCGCAGGGCACGGGCGCCCTCGCGGACCTCAAACCGGCGCTCGGCGGCGGCCCGTACAACACGGCCGTCGCGCTCGGCCGCCTCGGGTCCCGCACGGCCTTCTGCTCCCGCACGTCGTACGACGCCTTCGGCGAGGCGCTGCTGGACGGGCTGCGGCGGGCCGGGGTGGACGTCTCGGGGGTGCAGCGCGGCACGGAGCCGACCACACTGGCGGTCGCCACGGTCGGCGCCGACGGTTCCGCCGCCTATTCCTTCTACGTGGACGGTACCGCCGACCGTCTGTTCACGGCGCCCGCCGGACTTCCCGCCGGAACCCGCGCCGTGTCGTTCGGGACCTGTTCGCTCGCCCTGGAGCCGGGTGCGAGCGCCTACGAGGAGCTGATGCGGACCGCGGCCGCCGAGGGCGTGTTCACGGCGCTCGACCCGAACATCCGGGCCGGGCTGATCCCCGACGCGGACGCCTACCGTGCGCGGTTCAGAAGCTGGCTGCCCTCCGTGTCGCTGCTGAAGCTGTCCGAGGAGGACGCTCGGTGGCTGGGCGGCACCCCGCGCGCGTGGCTGGCCGCGGGGCCCTCGGCCGTCGTGATCACTCATGGGGGTGACGGGCTCACCGCCCACACACGGGACGGCGCGGAGTACTCCGTGCCGGGCCAGAATGTCGACGTGGTCGACACGATCGGCGCGGGCGACACCGTGAACGCGGCACTGCTGCACGGCCTGGCCGTCCGCGACGCCCTCTCCCCCGAGGGCCTCGCCGGCCTCGGCTCCTCGGGCTGGAGCCGGCTGCTGCGGTTCGCGGCACGGGCGGCGGCCGTCACCTGCTCCCGGGCGGGCGCGGAGCCGCCGTACGCGGCGGAGGTCGGCGAGTTGTAGAGGCAGAAGGAGCCCTGGCCGACGGACGCGGGATGGCCGCGCTCCGTGACGCGTGGCGCCCCGTGGGCGATCCCACGGGGCGCTCGACGGCCGTGCGGCTGCGGGCGCTCAGGCCTTGCGGGCCCGCGTCGTCTTCTTGGCGGGCGCCGTCTTCTTCGTGGCCCCGGCGGCCTTCCTGCTCGCGGTGTTGTTGGCGGTCTTGGCCGTGTCGGCCGTGGCCGTCTTCCGCGTCGTGGACGTGGCCGCGACCGCCTTCTTCGCAGCGGCCTTGCGCGGGGCCCTCACGGGCT encodes:
- a CDS encoding Rieske (2Fe-2S) protein; translation: MPGRPTASRRTVLRGAALTPVAGLGLAACGPGGGGAAAPATPTAPVALGAESEIPKGGAKLYRDQNVVVSRGANGELKAFSTICTHAGCPINKLQGTTLVCPCHGSEFDAVTGKVVRSPATEALHELPVRAEGGKVVAGPGA
- a CDS encoding LacI family DNA-binding transcriptional regulator, whose product is MPTMADVARSAGVSVATVSHVLNGTRPVLPHTRQAVLDAVEELGYTPNSLARSLVTARTRSIGLAVSATSNPYFTEILQGVEEAALDQGYSLLIADPHDDPMHERKVVQLLHERRVDGMIIAPSAHPHELVAYLTRHAVPAVFLDRLIGTGADTTANTSAEGARGFDQVCTEGAEPTALLVTHLAALGHRPIGLVAGLPGLSTTLERIAGYRHGLAIAGHPHDERLVAHGDSSSAGAERATAALLSLATPPTALVTGNNAMTIGALRALRRRGLSVPGDMALCCFDDFAWADLFSPRLTAIAQPSKELGAQAVRVLLERLAAPDRAARTVRLPCTFVHRTSCGCPEQPEKGTTS
- a CDS encoding carbohydrate kinase, with the translated sequence MIVVAGEALIDLVPQGTGALADLKPALGGGPYNTAVALGRLGSRTAFCSRTSYDAFGEALLDGLRRAGVDVSGVQRGTEPTTLAVATVGADGSAAYSFYVDGTADRLFTAPAGLPAGTRAVSFGTCSLALEPGASAYEELMRTAAAEGVFTALDPNIRAGLIPDADAYRARFRSWLPSVSLLKLSEEDARWLGGTPRAWLAAGPSAVVITHGGDGLTAHTRDGAEYSVPGQNVDVVDTIGAGDTVNAALLHGLAVRDALSPEGLAGLGSSGWSRLLRFAARAAAVTCSRAGAEPPYAAEVGEL